In Agromyces sp. G08B096, a genomic segment contains:
- the acnA gene encoding aconitate hydratase AcnA yields MSAVNSFGAKDTLHVGETAYEIFRVDTVPGYEKLPFSLKVLLENLLRTEDGANVTKEQIQALGSWVPTAEPDTEIQFTPARVVMQDFTGVPCIVDLATMREAVVGLGGDPNKINPLSPAEMVIDHSVIADLFGTENALERNVEIEYERNGERYQFLRWGQTAFDDFKVVPPGTGIVHQVNIEHLAKVTYTRTVDGVLRAYPDTCVGTDSHTTMVNGLGVLGWGVGGIEAEAAMLGQPVSMLIPKVVGFKLSGEIPTGVTATDVVLTITDMLRQHGVVGKFVEFYGSGVASVPLANRATIGNMSPEFGSTAAIFPIDEVTLDYLRLTGRSEEQVALVEAYSKAQTLWHDASHEPVYSEYLELDLATVVPSIAGPKRPQDRIVLSQAKQQFEQDLTNYTEVTHDLVDLEIAESFPASDPPANSPEDEYSSHVHHHHSHAPKSASKPTRVEQADGSAYTLDHGAVTIAAITSCTNTSNPSVMLAAGLLARNAVKKGLKAKPWVKTTLAPGSKVVTEYYEKAGLTKDLEDLGFYTVGYGCTTCIGNSGPLIEEVSAAVQQNDLAVTAVLSGNRNFEGRINPDVKMNYLASPPLVIAYSLAGSMNFDFETDPLGQDSDGNDVFLKDIWPDAAEVQKTIDESINEEMFTRQYASVFEGDERWRTLPTPTGATFEWNAESTYVRKPPYFEGMTMEITPVTDIVGARVLAKLGDSVTTDHISPAGSIKADSPAGRYLTEHGVDRKDFNSYGSRRGNHEVMIRGTFANIRLKNQLLDGVEGGYTRDFTQEGGPQSFIYDASMNYQAQGTPLVIFGGKEYGSGSSRDWAAKGTNLLGVKAVITESFERIHRSNLIGMGVVPLQFPAGESADSLGLDGTEVVSITGLEQLNEGVTPKTVRVVAEPSEFSPAGKQRVEFDAVVRIDTPGEADYYRNGGILQYVLRSLVA; encoded by the coding sequence GTGTCTGCAGTGAACAGTTTCGGGGCGAAGGACACGCTCCACGTCGGTGAGACGGCGTACGAGATCTTCCGGGTCGACACCGTCCCCGGCTACGAGAAGCTCCCCTTCAGCCTGAAGGTGCTGCTGGAGAACCTGCTCCGCACCGAGGACGGCGCGAACGTCACCAAGGAGCAGATCCAGGCGCTCGGCTCGTGGGTGCCGACGGCCGAGCCCGACACCGAGATCCAGTTCACGCCGGCGCGCGTCGTCATGCAGGACTTCACGGGCGTGCCCTGCATCGTCGACCTCGCGACGATGCGCGAGGCCGTCGTCGGCCTCGGCGGCGACCCCAACAAGATCAACCCGCTCTCGCCGGCCGAGATGGTGATCGACCACTCGGTCATCGCCGACCTCTTCGGCACCGAGAACGCGCTGGAGCGCAACGTCGAGATCGAGTACGAGCGCAACGGCGAGCGGTACCAGTTCCTCCGCTGGGGCCAGACGGCGTTCGACGACTTCAAGGTCGTGCCGCCGGGCACCGGCATCGTGCACCAGGTGAACATCGAGCACCTCGCGAAGGTCACCTACACCCGCACGGTCGACGGAGTGCTCCGCGCCTACCCCGACACCTGCGTCGGCACCGACTCGCACACCACGATGGTCAACGGCCTCGGCGTGCTCGGCTGGGGCGTCGGCGGCATCGAGGCCGAGGCCGCCATGCTCGGACAGCCCGTATCGATGCTCATCCCCAAGGTCGTCGGCTTCAAGCTCTCGGGCGAGATCCCGACCGGTGTGACCGCGACCGACGTCGTGCTCACGATCACCGACATGCTGCGCCAGCACGGCGTGGTCGGCAAGTTCGTCGAGTTCTACGGCTCGGGCGTGGCCTCGGTGCCGCTCGCCAACCGCGCGACCATCGGCAACATGAGCCCCGAGTTCGGCTCGACCGCCGCCATCTTCCCGATCGACGAGGTCACTCTCGACTACCTGCGCCTCACCGGCCGCAGCGAGGAGCAGGTCGCCCTCGTCGAGGCGTACTCGAAGGCTCAGACGCTCTGGCACGACGCCTCGCACGAGCCGGTCTACTCCGAGTACCTCGAGCTAGACCTCGCCACGGTCGTTCCCTCGATCGCCGGGCCGAAGCGCCCGCAGGACCGCATCGTCCTCTCCCAGGCGAAGCAGCAGTTCGAGCAGGACCTCACGAACTACACCGAGGTCACCCACGACCTCGTCGACCTCGAGATCGCCGAGTCGTTCCCCGCGTCCGACCCGCCCGCGAACTCGCCCGAAGACGAGTACAGCAGCCACGTGCACCACCACCACTCGCACGCGCCGAAGTCGGCGTCCAAGCCGACGCGCGTTGAGCAGGCAGACGGCTCGGCGTACACGCTCGACCATGGCGCGGTCACCATCGCGGCGATCACCTCGTGCACCAACACGTCGAACCCGTCGGTGATGCTCGCCGCCGGCCTGCTCGCCCGCAACGCGGTGAAGAAGGGCCTGAAGGCGAAGCCGTGGGTGAAGACCACGCTCGCTCCCGGTTCGAAGGTCGTCACCGAGTACTACGAGAAGGCCGGCCTCACGAAGGACCTCGAAGACCTCGGGTTCTACACCGTCGGCTACGGCTGCACGACCTGCATCGGCAACTCGGGCCCGCTCATCGAGGAGGTCTCGGCTGCGGTGCAGCAGAACGACCTCGCGGTGACCGCGGTGCTCTCCGGCAACCGCAACTTCGAGGGCCGCATCAACCCCGACGTGAAGATGAACTACCTCGCGAGCCCGCCGCTCGTGATCGCGTACTCGCTCGCCGGGTCGATGAACTTCGACTTCGAGACCGACCCGCTCGGTCAGGACTCCGACGGCAACGACGTGTTCCTGAAGGACATCTGGCCCGACGCGGCCGAGGTGCAGAAGACCATCGACGAGTCGATCAACGAGGAGATGTTCACGCGCCAGTACGCGAGTGTCTTCGAGGGCGACGAGCGGTGGCGGACCCTGCCGACGCCCACCGGCGCGACCTTCGAGTGGAACGCGGAGTCCACGTACGTCCGCAAGCCTCCGTACTTCGAGGGCATGACGATGGAGATCACCCCCGTGACCGACATCGTCGGCGCGCGCGTGCTCGCGAAGCTCGGCGACTCGGTCACGACCGACCACATCTCGCCGGCGGGTTCGATCAAGGCCGACAGCCCGGCCGGTCGGTACCTGACCGAGCACGGCGTCGACCGCAAGGACTTCAACTCCTACGGCTCGCGTCGCGGCAACCACGAGGTGATGATCCGCGGCACGTTCGCGAACATCCGGCTGAAGAACCAGCTCCTCGACGGGGTGGAGGGCGGCTACACCCGCGACTTCACGCAGGAGGGCGGCCCGCAGTCGTTCATCTACGACGCGTCGATGAACTACCAGGCGCAGGGCACGCCGCTCGTCATCTTCGGCGGCAAGGAGTACGGCTCGGGTTCGAGCCGCGACTGGGCCGCGAAGGGCACGAACCTGCTCGGCGTGAAGGCCGTCATCACCGAGAGCTTCGAGCGGATCCACCGCTCGAACCTCATCGGCATGGGCGTCGTCCCGCTGCAGTTCCCGGCGGGGGAGTCGGCCGACTCGCTCGGCCTCGATGGCACGGAGGTCGTCTCGATCACCGGCCTCGAGCAGCTGAACGAGGGTGTGACCCCGAAGACGGTCCGCGTGGTCGCCGAGCCGTCGGAGTTCTCGCCGGCCGGCAAGCAGCGGGTCGAGTTCGACGCGGTCGTCCGGATCGACACGCCCGGTGAGGCCGACTACTACCGCAACGGCGGCATCCTGCAGTACGTGCTGCGGAGCCTGGTCGCGTAG
- the dxs gene encoding 1-deoxy-D-xylulose-5-phosphate synthase gives MTLLEQIGGPRDLDALSQAELGDLAAEIRAYLVQNVAKTGGHLGPNLGVVELTLAIHRVFDSPRDSIVFDTGHQSYVHKLLTGRQDFSTLRQSGGLAGYPQRSESEHDIVESSHASSSLSWADGISKAFEMTGQSDRHVVAVVGDGALTGGMTWEALNNISDDNTRKLVIVVNDNGRSYAPTIGGMARFLNSVRTKRTYRSLHLSSRRVFERMGEPAQAFYRGVRGGLHGFLSRFTNNEALYSNLDIKYVGPVDGHDEHAMEAALRQAKNYGAPVIVHAITDKGRGYEPALRDVADQFHAVGQIDPETGESLETSSAPSWTSVFADELVALADKNDRLVGITAAMLRPTGLHRMAERFPTRVFDVGIAEQHAVTSAAGLAFGGLHPVVAVYATFMNRAFDQLLMDVALHRAGVTFVLDRAGVTGPDGPSHHGVWDLSILQVVPGIRIAAPRDSIRLAEELAEAVDVTDAPTVLRFPKGTVGTEFAAVRRTDDGVDVLLEAERKDVLIVAVGPMAGIALDVAARLEAQGIGATVVDPRWVVPVPRSVIELSAEYRIVVSLEDGIRVGGIGTRIRQDLREAGVDTAVTELGLPDEFLDHGSRSEILERVGLTPQQIARDVTAMVLGSKLPHARGAGLESVSSDTGSHRRL, from the coding sequence ATGACCCTGCTCGAGCAGATCGGAGGCCCCCGCGACCTCGACGCGCTCTCGCAGGCCGAGCTCGGCGATCTCGCCGCGGAGATCCGCGCCTACCTCGTGCAGAACGTGGCCAAGACCGGCGGCCACCTGGGTCCGAACCTCGGCGTCGTAGAGCTCACGCTCGCCATCCACCGCGTCTTCGACTCGCCTCGCGACTCGATCGTCTTCGACACCGGCCACCAGTCGTACGTGCACAAGCTGCTGACCGGCCGGCAGGACTTCTCCACCCTGCGGCAGTCGGGCGGGCTGGCCGGGTATCCGCAGCGTTCGGAGTCCGAGCACGACATCGTCGAGAGCTCCCACGCGTCGAGTTCGCTGTCGTGGGCCGACGGCATCTCGAAGGCGTTCGAGATGACGGGCCAGAGCGACCGACACGTGGTCGCGGTCGTGGGCGACGGTGCGCTCACCGGCGGCATGACGTGGGAGGCGCTGAACAACATCTCCGACGACAACACCCGCAAGCTCGTGATCGTCGTGAACGACAACGGTCGTTCGTACGCGCCGACCATCGGCGGCATGGCGCGCTTCCTCAACTCGGTCCGCACGAAGCGCACCTACAGGTCGCTCCACCTGTCGAGCCGGCGCGTGTTCGAGCGCATGGGCGAGCCGGCGCAGGCGTTCTACCGCGGCGTCCGCGGCGGTCTGCACGGCTTCCTGTCGCGGTTCACCAACAACGAGGCCTTGTACTCCAACCTCGACATCAAGTACGTCGGACCCGTCGACGGGCACGACGAGCACGCCATGGAGGCGGCGCTCCGCCAGGCGAAGAACTACGGCGCGCCGGTCATCGTGCACGCGATCACCGACAAGGGGCGCGGGTACGAGCCGGCGCTCCGAGACGTCGCCGACCAGTTCCACGCGGTCGGCCAGATCGACCCCGAGACGGGCGAGTCGCTCGAGACCTCCTCGGCACCGTCGTGGACGAGCGTGTTCGCCGACGAGCTCGTGGCGCTGGCCGACAAGAACGACCGCCTGGTCGGCATCACGGCGGCGATGCTCCGGCCGACGGGCCTGCACCGCATGGCCGAGCGGTTCCCGACGCGTGTTTTCGACGTCGGCATCGCCGAGCAGCACGCCGTCACGTCGGCGGCGGGCCTCGCCTTCGGCGGGTTGCACCCGGTCGTCGCGGTCTACGCCACGTTCATGAACCGCGCCTTCGATCAGCTGCTGATGGATGTCGCGCTGCACCGGGCGGGCGTGACGTTCGTGCTCGATCGCGCCGGCGTCACAGGCCCCGATGGCCCGAGCCACCACGGCGTCTGGGACCTCTCGATCCTGCAGGTCGTGCCCGGTATCCGCATCGCCGCGCCGCGTGACTCGATCCGGCTCGCGGAGGAGCTCGCGGAAGCCGTCGACGTGACGGATGCCCCGACGGTGCTGAGGTTCCCGAAGGGCACGGTCGGCACCGAGTTCGCCGCGGTGCGCCGGACGGACGACGGCGTCGACGTGCTCCTCGAGGCGGAACGGAAGGACGTGCTGATCGTCGCGGTCGGCCCGATGGCGGGCATCGCCCTCGACGTCGCGGCGCGGCTCGAGGCGCAGGGCATCGGCGCGACCGTCGTCGATCCCCGCTGGGTGGTGCCCGTGCCCCGCAGCGTGATCGAGCTCTCCGCCGAGTACCGCATCGTCGTGAGCCTGGAGGACGGCATCCGGGTCGGCGGCATCGGGACCCGCATCCGTCAGGACCTCAGGGAGGCGGGCGTCGACACGGCGGTCACCGAACTCGGTCTGCCCGACGAGTTCCTCGACCACGGGTCGCGGTCGGAGATCCTCGAACGGGTGGGCCTCACGCCGCAGCAGATCGCTCGCGACGTGACGGCCATGGTGCTCGGCAGCAAGCTTCCGCACGCCCGGGGCGCGGGCCTGGAATCGGTGTCCAGCGACACCGGGTCCCACCGCCGGCTCTGA
- a CDS encoding 3-hydroxyacyl-CoA dehydrogenase NAD-binding domain-containing protein: MTDYSKIDFSELAAMSDDEVVTHSYVRDIRLPSGNVLALITLDNGRDHTRPSTLGPVTLLELNDRLDELAARAKAGEIQAVAITGKPYFLAAGADLSKVSEIPSREVALKMGQLGHFVLGKLGELGVPSFCFINGLALGGGVEIALNSDYRTVDASAPGLGLPEVFLGIIPGWGGAYLLPNLIGIENALKVIVENPLKNNRMLKAKDALELGIADAMFSPVNFLEDSLKWADGVLGGKIKVKRPNEPGKLERLAKWDVAIGIARKSLESKIGTVAKSPYAALDLLKAAKSGTKAEGFAREDETLADLIAGDQFQASIYAFNLVQKRAKRPAGAPDKSLARKVTKVGIIGAGLMASQFALLFVRRLQVPVVITDLDQARVDKGLSYITDEIGKLQEKGRIDSDEANRLRALVSGTTDKADFADCDWVIEAVFEDLAVKQQVFADVEQYVSDTAILATNTSSLSVEQIGAKLAHPERVVGFHFFNPVAVMPLLEIVKAPATDDETLATAFATAAKLKKSAVLTADAPGFVVNRLLAKVMGEAARAVDEGTPVPVVEKALAPIGLPMGPFELIDLVGWAVAAHVQDTMVREFPERFYASENMHILSKLGQVVEKDKNGKVTDLTKEAKKAITVGKKPVDEATILRRVEDELAQEIKLMLDEQVVAAAEDIDLCLILGAGWPFQAGGATPYLDRVGASQRVFGDTFHHPTIKGVGA, translated from the coding sequence ATGACCGACTACTCGAAGATCGACTTCTCCGAGCTGGCCGCCATGTCGGACGACGAGGTCGTCACGCACTCGTACGTGCGCGACATCCGTCTGCCGTCCGGCAACGTGCTCGCGCTCATCACGCTCGACAACGGCCGCGACCACACCCGGCCCTCCACGCTGGGGCCGGTCACGCTGCTCGAGCTGAACGACCGCCTCGACGAGCTCGCCGCACGGGCGAAGGCCGGCGAGATCCAGGCCGTCGCGATCACCGGCAAGCCGTACTTCCTCGCCGCGGGCGCCGACCTGTCGAAGGTCAGCGAGATCCCGAGCCGCGAGGTCGCCCTGAAGATGGGCCAGCTCGGCCACTTCGTGCTCGGCAAGCTGGGCGAACTGGGTGTGCCCTCGTTCTGCTTCATCAACGGCCTCGCCCTCGGCGGCGGCGTCGAGATCGCACTGAACAGCGACTACCGCACCGTGGATGCCTCCGCCCCCGGCCTCGGGCTGCCCGAGGTGTTCCTCGGCATCATCCCCGGCTGGGGCGGCGCCTACCTCCTGCCGAACCTCATCGGTATCGAGAACGCGCTGAAGGTCATCGTCGAGAACCCGCTGAAGAACAACCGCATGCTGAAGGCGAAGGACGCCCTCGAGCTCGGGATCGCCGACGCGATGTTCTCGCCGGTGAACTTCCTCGAGGACTCGCTGAAGTGGGCCGACGGGGTGCTCGGCGGGAAGATCAAGGTCAAGCGGCCGAACGAGCCGGGCAAGCTGGAGCGCCTCGCCAAATGGGACGTCGCGATCGGCATCGCCCGGAAGAGCCTCGAGTCCAAGATCGGCACGGTCGCGAAGTCTCCCTACGCCGCACTCGACCTGCTGAAGGCCGCGAAGTCGGGCACGAAGGCCGAAGGGTTCGCCCGCGAGGACGAGACGCTCGCCGACCTCATCGCCGGCGACCAGTTCCAGGCGTCGATCTACGCGTTCAACCTCGTGCAGAAGCGGGCGAAGCGGCCCGCCGGCGCCCCCGACAAGTCGCTCGCCCGGAAGGTCACGAAGGTCGGCATCATCGGCGCCGGTCTGATGGCCAGCCAGTTCGCGCTGCTGTTCGTGCGTCGACTGCAGGTGCCCGTCGTCATCACCGACCTCGACCAGGCCCGCGTCGACAAGGGGCTCTCGTACATCACCGACGAGATCGGGAAGCTGCAGGAGAAGGGCCGGATCGACTCCGACGAGGCCAACCGTCTGCGCGCGCTGGTCTCCGGCACGACCGACAAGGCCGACTTCGCCGACTGCGACTGGGTCATCGAGGCGGTCTTCGAAGACCTCGCGGTCAAGCAGCAGGTCTTCGCCGATGTCGAGCAGTACGTCTCCGATACGGCGATCCTCGCGACGAACACGTCGTCGCTGTCGGTGGAGCAGATCGGGGCGAAGCTCGCCCATCCCGAGCGGGTCGTGGGCTTCCACTTCTTCAACCCGGTCGCGGTCATGCCGCTGCTCGAGATCGTGAAGGCCCCCGCCACCGACGACGAGACCCTCGCCACCGCGTTCGCGACCGCGGCGAAGCTGAAGAAGTCGGCCGTCCTCACCGCAGACGCGCCCGGGTTCGTCGTCAACCGGCTGCTCGCGAAGGTCATGGGCGAGGCGGCCCGCGCGGTCGACGAGGGAACCCCGGTCCCCGTCGTCGAGAAGGCCCTCGCCCCCATCGGACTGCCGATGGGACCGTTCGAGCTCATCGACCTCGTCGGCTGGGCCGTCGCCGCGCACGTGCAGGACACCATGGTCCGCGAGTTCCCCGAGCGCTTCTACGCGTCGGAGAACATGCACATCCTGTCCAAGCTCGGCCAGGTGGTCGAGAAGGACAAGAACGGCAAGGTCACCGACCTCACCAAGGAGGCGAAGAAGGCCATCACGGTCGGCAAGAAGCCGGTCGACGAGGCCACGATCCTCCGCCGGGTCGAGGACGAGCTCGCGCAGGAGATCAAGCTCATGCTCGACGAGCAGGTCGTCGCCGCCGCGGAGGACATCGACCTGTGCCTCATCCTCGGCGCAGGCTGGCCCTTCCAGGCGGGCGGGGCGACGCCCTACCTCGACCGGGTGGGCGCGTCGCAGCGGGTCTTCGGCGACACGTTCCACCACCCGACCATCAAGGGCGTCGGCGCGTAA
- a CDS encoding thiolase family protein yields MAERADVVFVDGVRTPFGRAGEKGMYWNTRADDLAVKAITGLLERNPNLPKDRVDDVAIAATTQQGDQGLTLGRTAAILAGLPMTVPGFAIDRMCAGAMTAVTTTGSGIGFGQYDVVIAGGVEHMGRHPMGLDADPNPRFLTEKLVAADALNMGNTAERLHDRFPHLTKERSDRFGMLSQQKVQAAYEAGHIQPDLVPVAIRTAEGWGLATEDEGRRPETTMEGLASLKTPFRPHGRVTAGNASPLTDGATAAILASGDAVKELGLTAKMRMVAFGFAGVEPEVMGIGPIPSTEKALKRAGLKIEDIGLFELNEAFAVQVISFLDHFGIADDDPRVNPWGGAIAIGHPLAASGVRLMLQLARQFEQHPEVRYGLTAMCVGLGQGGSVIWENPHHKHYGKGR; encoded by the coding sequence GTGGCTGAACGAGCTGATGTCGTGTTCGTCGACGGGGTCCGAACCCCGTTCGGTCGAGCCGGTGAAAAGGGCATGTACTGGAACACCCGGGCCGACGACCTCGCGGTCAAGGCCATCACGGGACTGCTCGAGCGCAACCCGAACCTGCCGAAAGACCGCGTCGACGACGTCGCGATCGCCGCGACGACGCAGCAGGGCGACCAGGGCCTGACCCTGGGCCGTACGGCCGCCATCCTCGCCGGCCTGCCGATGACGGTGCCCGGATTCGCGATCGACCGCATGTGCGCCGGCGCGATGACGGCGGTCACCACCACCGGCTCGGGCATCGGCTTCGGCCAGTACGACGTCGTCATCGCCGGCGGCGTGGAGCACATGGGCCGTCACCCGATGGGCCTCGACGCCGACCCGAACCCGCGCTTCCTCACCGAGAAGCTCGTGGCCGCCGACGCGCTCAACATGGGCAACACGGCCGAGCGCCTCCACGACCGCTTCCCGCACCTGACGAAGGAGCGCTCCGACCGGTTCGGCATGCTGAGCCAGCAGAAGGTGCAGGCCGCGTACGAGGCCGGACACATCCAGCCCGACCTCGTGCCCGTCGCGATCCGCACCGCGGAGGGCTGGGGCCTCGCGACCGAGGACGAGGGCCGTCGCCCCGAGACGACCATGGAGGGACTGGCGAGTCTGAAGACGCCGTTCCGCCCGCACGGTCGCGTGACCGCCGGCAACGCCTCCCCGCTCACCGACGGCGCCACCGCGGCGATCCTCGCGAGCGGCGATGCGGTCAAGGAGCTCGGCCTCACGGCGAAGATGCGCATGGTCGCCTTCGGCTTCGCCGGCGTCGAGCCCGAGGTGATGGGCATCGGGCCGATCCCCTCGACCGAGAAGGCGCTGAAGCGCGCCGGCCTCAAGATCGAGGACATCGGCCTGTTCGAACTCAACGAGGCGTTCGCCGTGCAGGTGATCAGCTTCCTCGACCACTTCGGCATCGCCGACGACGACCCCCGCGTGAACCCCTGGGGCGGCGCGATCGCGATCGGCCACCCGCTCGCCGCATCGGGCGTCCGGCTCATGCTCCAGCTCGCCCGCCAGTTCGAACAGCACCCCGAGGTGCGCTACGGCCTCACCGCCATGTGCGTCGGCCTCGGCCAGGGCGGCAGCGTCATCTGGGAGAACCCGCACCACAAGCACTACGGAAAGGGCCGTTGA
- a CDS encoding HRDC domain-containing protein — MAEFRVIETPEAFDDAVEALAAGEGPIAVDAERASGFRYSQRAYLIQMYRRGSGTFLFDPPTIPDFSALEHTIMREEWVLHAASQDLACLREVGLDPTRIFDTELAARLLGMPRVGLASVAEELLGVKLAKEHSAADWSTRPLPESWLTYAALDVELLVDIRDRLDERLTEAHKAELATQEFEAVLHREAKPAAAEPWRRLSGIHSIRHARNLAVARALWLARDARAAEIDVAPGRLVPDASIIAAAKALPRSKRGLAELREFTGRASRSEIDRWWSAIEEGLATEDLPAVRVPSDAPPPPRAWAARHPDADARLRLAKTAVGEQAERMQMPVENLLTPDHLRRVAWKPPADASAAGIREALAALGARPWQLDATAQIIADAFVEAAQSVEDASAAAS; from the coding sequence GTGGCTGAATTCCGGGTGATCGAGACCCCCGAGGCGTTCGACGACGCCGTCGAGGCGCTGGCGGCGGGCGAGGGTCCCATCGCGGTCGACGCCGAACGGGCGAGCGGCTTCCGGTACTCGCAGCGCGCGTACCTCATCCAGATGTACCGGCGGGGCTCGGGCACGTTCCTCTTCGACCCGCCCACGATCCCCGACTTCTCAGCGCTGGAGCACACGATCATGCGCGAGGAGTGGGTGCTGCACGCCGCGAGCCAAGACCTGGCGTGCCTCCGCGAGGTCGGGCTCGACCCGACCCGCATCTTCGACACGGAGCTCGCGGCGCGACTGCTCGGGATGCCTCGCGTCGGACTCGCCTCGGTCGCCGAGGAGCTGCTCGGTGTGAAGCTCGCGAAGGAGCACTCCGCCGCCGACTGGTCGACCCGGCCGCTCCCGGAGTCGTGGCTGACGTACGCCGCCCTCGACGTGGAGCTGCTCGTGGACATCCGCGACCGGCTCGACGAACGGCTCACGGAGGCGCACAAGGCCGAGCTCGCGACTCAGGAGTTCGAGGCGGTGCTGCACCGCGAGGCGAAGCCCGCTGCGGCGGAGCCGTGGCGCCGGCTCTCGGGCATCCATTCGATCCGTCACGCGCGCAACCTCGCGGTCGCACGGGCGCTGTGGCTCGCGCGCGACGCTCGGGCCGCCGAGATCGATGTGGCCCCCGGACGACTCGTGCCCGATGCGTCGATCATCGCGGCGGCGAAGGCGCTGCCGCGCAGCAAGCGCGGGCTCGCCGAGCTGCGGGAGTTCACGGGTCGCGCGAGCCGGTCCGAGATCGACCGCTGGTGGAGCGCGATCGAGGAGGGTCTCGCGACGGAGGACCTGCCCGCGGTCCGTGTGCCGAGCGACGCTCCTCCCCCGCCGCGGGCGTGGGCGGCGCGGCATCCCGATGCCGATGCCCGGCTGCGCCTCGCGAAGACCGCTGTCGGCGAACAGGCCGAGCGCATGCAGATGCCGGTCGAGAACCTGCTGACCCCCGACCACCTGCGGCGGGTGGCCTGGAAGCCGCCGGCGGATGCCTCGGCGGCGGGCATCCGCGAGGCGCTCGCGGCGCTCGGCGCCCGCCCCTGGCAGCTTGACGCGACCGCACAGATTATCGCCGACGCCTTTGTCGAGGCGGCACAATCCGTCGAAGACGCCTCCGCGGCCGCTTCGTAG
- a CDS encoding DUF3000 domain-containing protein, whose product MPDRATPAPAEFEAALASMRSAAPRDELRIEEFPAPGSLAPFAAALAADVEPDRHADDSSLGTGRFVLLYDPDEPEAWGGRFRVVCFAQAPLETDIGLDPFLADVAWSWLVDALDARGAKYMAASGTATKVLSTGYGELAHRGDGAQLELRASWTPLDAQIAPHVEGWGELLCMLAGLPPRSEGVTALPRRRNRG is encoded by the coding sequence GTGCCCGACCGAGCCACGCCAGCGCCAGCCGAGTTCGAGGCCGCGTTGGCCTCGATGCGGTCGGCTGCGCCGAGAGATGAACTGCGGATCGAGGAGTTCCCCGCTCCGGGATCCCTTGCGCCGTTCGCCGCCGCCTTGGCCGCCGACGTCGAGCCGGACCGCCATGCCGACGACTCCTCGCTCGGCACCGGCCGGTTCGTGCTGCTCTACGACCCCGACGAGCCCGAGGCCTGGGGCGGCCGGTTCCGGGTCGTCTGCTTCGCGCAGGCGCCGCTCGAGACCGACATCGGACTCGACCCGTTCCTCGCCGACGTCGCGTGGTCGTGGCTGGTCGACGCGCTCGACGCGCGCGGCGCGAAGTACATGGCCGCCAGCGGCACTGCGACGAAGGTGCTGTCGACGGGATACGGCGAGCTCGCGCATCGCGGCGACGGGGCGCAGCTGGAACTCCGTGCCTCGTGGACGCCGCTCGACGCGCAGATCGCACCGCATGTGGAAGGGTGGGGTGAGCTGTTGTGCATGCTCGCCGGGCTCCCGCCCAGATCGGAAGGGGTGACGGCCCTGCCCCGACGGAGGAACCGTGGCTGA